One genomic segment of Esox lucius isolate fEsoLuc1 chromosome 15, fEsoLuc1.pri, whole genome shotgun sequence includes these proteins:
- the prph2la gene encoding photoreceptor outer segment membrane glycoprotein 2, with translation MAVLKVKFTKNNRDRLAQVLWILNWVSVVSGVVLFSLGLFLKVEINKRWELMAERDIHSVPNMLIATGLVACGINFLGGKICYDCADTTKFLRWKVLMLPYIMCTFFFTFCVLAGALMCYGMRGELEEALDQGLHNAMRYYKDTDTPGRCFLKRTVDLLQIQFHCCGNSNYRDWFQIQWISNRFLDMSNREVVGRLRSNVEGKYLMDGVPFSCCNFNSPRPCIQHQITNNSAHFNYEHQTEDLNLWSSGCRQALLEHYSSIMQSIGFTVLIIWLFELWVLTGVRYLQTSLENVLRQGDPDSESDGWLLENSFVETARSNFNIIKSLGKCNQIDTANNGDPNMDVSSRAHYGPENVLPKQLPLAS, from the exons ATGGCTGTGCTGAAAGTGAAATTCACCAAGAACAACAGAGACAGGCTGGCCCAGGTGCTATGGATCCTCAACTGGGTTTCCGTGGTGTCAGGTGTGGTTCTCTTCAGTCTGGGGCTCTTTCTAAAGGTGGAGATCAACAAGCGCTGGGAACTGATGGCAGAGAGAGACATCCACTCTGTCCCCAACATGCTCATTGCTACAGGCCTTGTCGCCTGTGGTATCAACTTCCTAGGTGGAAAGATCTGCTACGACTGTGCAGACACCACCAAGTTCCTGCGTTGGAAAGTGCTGATGCTGCCATACATCATGTGCACCTTCTTTTTCACCTTCTGCGTCCTGGCGGGGGCGCTCATGTGCTACGGAATGCGCGGTGAGCTTGAAGAGGCTCTGGACCAGGGGCTACACAACGCGATGCGCTACTATAAAGACACTGACACACCGGGGCGCTGCTTCCTGAAACGCACTGTGGACCTGCTGCAGATCCAGTTCCATTGCTGCGGTAACTCCAACTACAGAGATTGGTTCCAGATCCAGTGGATCAGCAACCGATTCCTGGACATGTCTAACAGGGAGGTAGTGGG TCGTCTGAGGAGTAATGTAGAGGGAAAATACCTGATGGATGGGGTTCCCTTCAGCTGCTGTAACTTTAACTCACCACGCCCCTGCATCCAGCACCAGATCACTAACAACTCAGCCCACTTCAACTATGAACACCAGACCGAGGACCTCAACCTGTGGAGTTCAGGCTGCCGCCAGGCCCTGCTGGAGCACTACAGCAGCATCATGCAGTCCATTGGCTTCACAGTCCTCATCATCTGGCTGTTTGAG CTGTGGGTGCTGACAGGGGTCCGCTACCTCCAGACCTCCCTGGAGAACGTGCTGAGACAGGGGGACCCAGACTCAGAGTCAGACGGCTGGCTCCTGGAGAACAGCTTTGTGGAGACAGCCCGTTCTAACTTCAACATCATAAAGAGCCTGGGCAAGTGCAACCAGATTGACACAGCCAATAACGGCGACCCCAACATGGATGTCTCCTCCAGAGCCCACTATGGACCAGAAAATGTGCTCCCTAAACAGTTACCTCTGGCCAGTTGA